In the Brassica napus cultivar Da-Ae chromosome A7, Da-Ae, whole genome shotgun sequence genome, one interval contains:
- the LOC106353282 gene encoding uncharacterized protein LOC106353282 isoform X2 — protein MGENESWAAASPPSSPSGLFPNGLLPGMSESVTRPLDAERWAVAEERTAELISHIQPNPPSEDRRNAVARYVRRLIMECFPLQVEIFTFGSVPLKTYLPDGDIDLTAFSTNQNLKDSWANLVRDMLEKEEKNENAEFHVKEVQYIQAEVKLIKCLVENIVVDISFNQIGGLCTLCFLDQVDQFINQNHLFKRSIILIKAWCYYESRILGAHHGLISTYALETLVLYIFHVFNNSFSGPLEVLYRFLEFFSKFDWQNFCISLWGPVPVSSLPDVTAEPPRKDVGELRRNEAFLKYCSRVYAVNPVAQETQGQPFLSKHFNVIDPLRENNNLGRSVSKGNFFRIRSAFTLGAKKLARLLECPKENLIHEVNQFFMNTWDRHGSGRRPDAPGNDLWLSRRLGDPEPCLQAENASSSSSSKRNQNSIRSGEVQGARSMPSQQNNCGTEITSKATYQNPKSCGNAYQLAQEARSNQNASNDKLQQTVKPDIMVNSFHGRHLFARTRSSPELTETCGEALLQPRRSRAPEAGKRQPNSMRAENIRKTNMESESLSSNIRYAADSSSVRHTPSPRSPDSTADMSSAVNSYYDDLGSVSVNEDFSAAGEHGMQQEEQDLVNSMASFTREGFNGHFPFPFNFPTGHMPLQITPAMLASMGYGQRNVPGIVPSNFPFMETPWSTNVQFQQNFASSPFTHYLPSGSDPISEKLSKAGNEDMGSPQVNVDESGHEHWHEQERGTRSCRLENGHDGMHQANDKHYSSSAEHVTVPSSRKIRSTRGDDLENSHSPVRGSQIQSEERNAGSRSVSCASSVRSRTSSESSWDGSTTRGSKPARDKRNRKVASGAVPALYGKGKSVPEHSIQVEDDNREWIPVSSNEAIGRDFGPRPPVASFQLQRHQIHGHELAQASGSESTVPLAPFILGHGMQQNEADSSGYTFYPTGPPVPFFTMVPMYNYQAGGNATSDASASHLSVDEGVDNHDSCKSFDSSKGDQSDLNVSSQSTRAGLSVEPTELKNDILNGDFDNHWQNLQYGRYCQNSQHPPVLYPAPVVVPPTYLQGRLPWDGPGRPLAYTNVVNQLMAYGPRILPVAPVQPVSTRPPNIYPRYANEAPRYRGGTGTYFPNPISPREQRPTSGVRRGNYGHDRNEHHSDREGNWNNSKARGSGRGHSNRNQADNKPRQDRSDRQWGSSYRHESSSYSSHQSRNGPVRSHDGPGNVAYSMYRMPPGMKQNNATSSEGHNGPPVMMYYPHDHNSVYNSPTEHVEFASHGPAGEAPHRNDGNLSAGGAFEDQPRYRGAHMSSPDDPSSPRFPRGK, from the exons ATGGGTGAGAATGAATCATGGGCGGCGGCTTCTCCGCCGTCGTCGCCTAGTGGCTTGTTTCCGAACGGGCTGTTGCCGGGGATGTCTGAATCTGTGACACGGCCTCTCGATGCGGAAAGGTGGGCCGTTGCGGAGGAAAGAACCGCTGAGCTCATTTCTCATATACAGCCGAATCCGCCTTCGGAAGATCGCCGGAATGCTGTTGCTAGATACGTGCGGAGGCTTATCATGGAATGCTTCCCTCTTCAGGTTGAG ATCTTTACTTTTGGATCTGTGCCACTAAAGACTTACTTGCCCGATGGAGACATCGACTTAACGGCCTTCAGCACTAACCAGAATCTGAAGGATTCTTGGGCTAATTTGGTTCGTGATATGCtggaaaaggaagagaagaatgaGAATGCTGAGTTTCATGTCAAAGAAGTCCAGTATATTCAGGCAGAA GTGAAGTTAATTAAGTGCCTGGTGGAGAACATTGTGGTGGATATATCTTTCAACCAGATTGGAGGGCTGTGTACGCTATGCTTCCTTGACCAG GTTGATCAGTTTATAAACCAGAACCATTTATTCAAGCGTAGTATCATATTGATTAAAGCCTGGTGTTATTACGAGAGCCGTATATTGGGAGCTCACCATGGGCTTATTTCAACATATGCCCTGGAAACCTTGGTTCTTTACATATTTCATGTTTTCAACAACTCATTTTCTGGACCCCTCGAG GTTCTCTATCGTTTTCTTGAGTTCTTTAGTAAGTTTGACTGGCAGAATTTTTGTATTAGCCTATGGGGCCCTGTTCCAGTTAGTTCACTACCAGATGTAACAG CGGAGCCTCCTCGAAAAGATGTTGGAGAGTTACGACGTAACGAAGCGTTTCTCAAATATTGTAGTAGAGTTTATGCAGTTAACCCTGTTGCTCAGGAGACACAGGGGCAGCCTTTTCTTTCCAAGCATTTCAATGTCATAGACCCTTTGCGTGAAAACAACAACCTTGGACGCAGTGTTAGTAAAG GTAACTTCTTTAGGATACGAAGTGCATTTACTCTTGGTGCTAAGAAGTTGGCTAGGTTACTTGAATGCCCTAAGGAGAATTTGATTCATGAGGTTAACCAATTCTTTATGAATACATGGGATAGACATGGCAGCGGTCGTCGTCCTGATGCTCCTGGAAATGACCTATGGCTATCAAGAAGACTGGGAGATCCTGAGCCTTGTCTTCAAGCTGAAAATGCTAGTAGTTCTTCAAGCAGCAAAAGAAACCAAAATTCCATCCGTTCTGGTGAGGTTCAAGGAGCTCGCAGTATGCCCTCTCAACAGAATAACTGTGGAACAGAAATTACATCTAAAGCAACATATCAAAACCCAAAGAGTTGTGGTAACGCTTACCAACTTGCTCAAGAAGCTCGTTCTAATCAAAATGCTTCAAATGATAAACTTCAGCAAACTGTTAAGCCAGACATTATGGTGAATAGTTTTCATGGAAGGCATCTCTTTGCCAGAACGCGGTCGAGTCCTGAGCTTACTGAGACATGTGGTGAAGCTCTTTTGCAACCAAGGCGCAGTAGAGCCCCAGAAGCTGGAAAACGCCAACCTAATTCTATGAGGGCTGAAAATATCAGGAAAACTAATATGGAGTCTGAAAGTTTGTCAAGCAATATCAGATATGCGGCTGACTCATCGTCAGTTAGGCATACACCATCCCCGCGAAGTCCTGATAGTACTGCTGACATGAGCAGCGCAGTGAACAGTTATTATGATGATTTAGGTTCGGTTTCCGTGAATGAAGATTTTTCTGCCGCAGGGGAACATGGAATGCAACAGGAAGAGCAAGATCTTGTTAACTCGATGGCATCTTTTACCCGGGAAGGTTTTAATGGacactttccttttccttttaattttcCTACGGGCCACATGCCTCTGCAAATTACACCAGCCATGTTAGCTTCAATGGGATATGGTCAGAGGAATGTGCCTGGTATTGTTCCTTCTAACTTTCCTTTCATGGAGACACCTTGGAGTACTAATGTACAATTTCAGCAAAACTTTGCTTCTTCACCATTTACCCATTATCTTCCTAGTGGATCCGATCCAATCTCAGAAAAGCTGAGCAAAGCTGGTAATGAGGATATGGGGTCTCCACAAGTGAATGTTGACGAGTCTGGCCATGAGCACTGGCACGAGCAAGAACGCGGAACTCGTAGTTGTAGACTTGAAAATGGTCATGATGGAATGCATCAGGCAAACGATAAACATTATTCATCTTCTGCAGAGCACGTTACTGTACCCTCAAGTCGTAAAATACGGTCAACAAGGGGAGATGATTTAGAAAATTCCCACTCTCCAGTCAGAGGAAGTCAGATTCAGAGTGAGGAGAGAAATGCAGGCTCTAGATCTGTTTCTTGTGCTAGTTCCGTTAGAAGTAGGACTTCATCTGAAAGCTCTTGGGATGGATCAACTACAAGGGGCTCAAAGCCAGCTAGGGATAAACGGAATAGGAAAGTAGCTTCTGGGGCTGTGCCTGCACTGTATGGAAAAGGGAAGAGTGTTCCTGAGCACTCAATCCAGGTTGAAGATGATAACAGAGAATGGATTCCTGTATCTAGCAATGAAGCAATCGGAAGGGATTTTGGCCCTCGGCCACCTGTTGCTTCATTTCAACTTCAGAGGCATCAAATACATGGTCATGAATTAGCTCAGGCAAGTGGATCAGAGTCCACAGTGCCTCTTGCTCCATTTATCCTTGGCCATGGCATGCAACAAAACGAAGCTGATAGTTCCGGATATACTTTTTACCCCACTGGACCACCTGTTCCATTCTTTACAATGGTTCCAATGTACAACTATCAAGCTGGTGGTAATGCTACATCAGATGCTTCGGCAAGCCATCTCAGTGTGGATGAAGGAGTAGATAATCATGATTCCTGTAAAAGTTTTGACTCGTCAAAGGGAGACCAGTCCGATTTAAATGTGTCTTCGCAATCTACCAGAGCTGGGTTGTCTGTAGAACCAACAGAGCTCAAGAATGATATTCTCAATGGAGATTTTGACAACCATTGGCAAAATTTGCAGTATGGCCGTTATTGCCAAAATTCTCAACATCCGCCGGTGTTGTATCCTGCTCCCGTCGTAGTGCCACCTACTTATCTCCAGGGGCGTTTACCATGGGATGGCCCTGGAAGACCTCTTGCTTACACCAATGTAGTTAATCAGCTCATGGCCTACGGACCTCGTATTCTACCCGTTGCCCCTGTACAACCTGTTTCTACCAGGCCACCTAACATTTACCCTCGTTATGCTAATGAAGCTCCCAGATACCGAGGTGGGACGGGGACCTATTTTCCAAATCCT ATTTCCCCTAGGGAGCAGCGGCCGACATCCGGCGTGAGGCGAGGGAATTATGGGCATGACAGAAACGAGCACCACAGCGATAGAGAAGGGAATTGGAATAACTCAAAGGCACGGGGTTCTGGGCGAGGCCACAGCAATCGTAACCAAGCTGATAATAAGCCAAGGCAAGACCGATCTGATAGGCAATGGGGGTCGTCGTATAGGCATGAATCGTCCTCGTATTCTTCTCACCAATCTCGAAACGGTCCTGTTCGCTCACATGATGGTCCTGGAAATGTTGCTTATAGCATGTACCGAATGCCACCGGGCATGAAGCAGAACAATGCGACTTCTTCAGAGGGACATAACGGTCCACCGGTGATGATGTATTATCCACACGATCATAACTCTGTTTACAATTCACCAACTGAACACGTCGAGTTTGCGTCCCATGGACCTGCGGGTGAAGCGCCACATCGAAATGACGGAAACCTTTCTGCTGGTGGAGCATTTGAAGATCAGCCAAGGTATCGTGGTGCTCATATGTCTTCACCTGATGATCCTTCCTCGCCTCGTTTCCCCAG GGGGAAGTAA
- the LOC106353282 gene encoding uncharacterized protein LOC106353282 isoform X3, with the protein MGENESWAAASPPSSPSGLFPNGLLPGMSESVTRPLDAERWAVAEERTAELISHIQPNPPSEDRRNAVARYVRRLIMECFPLQVEIFTFGSVPLKTYLPDGDIDLTAFSTNQNLKDSWANLVRDMLEKEEKNENAEFHVKEVQYIQAEVKLIKCLVENIVVDISFNQIGGLCTLCFLDQVDQFINQNHLFKRSIILIKAWCYYESRILGAHHGLISTYALETLVLYIFHVFNNSFSGPLEVLYRFLEFFSKFDWQNFCISLWGPVPVSSLPDVTAEPPRKDVGELRRNEAFLKYCSRVYAVNPVAQETQGQPFLSKHFNVIDPLRENNNLGRSVSKGNFFRIRSAFTLGAKKLARLLECPKENLIHEVNQFFMNTWDRHGSGRRPDAPGNDLWLSRRLGDPEPCLQAENASSSSSSKRNQNSIRSGEVQGARSMPSQQNNCGTEITSKATYQNPKSCGNAYQLAQEARSNQNASNDKLQQTVKPDIMVNSFHGRHLFARTRSSPELTETCGEALLQPRRSRAPEAGKRQPNSMRAENIRKTNMESESLSSNIRYAADSSSVRHTPSPRSPDSTADMSSAVNSYYDDLGSVSVNEDFSAAGEHGMQQEEQDLVNSMASFTREGFNGHFPFPFNFPTGHMPLQITPAMLASMGYGQRNVPGIVPSNFPFMETPWSTNVQFQQNFASSPFTHYLPSGSDPISEKLSKAGNEDMGSPQVNVDESGHEHWHEQERGTRSCRLENGHDGMHQANDKHYSSSAEHVTVPSSRKIRSTRGDDLENSHSPVRGSQIQSEERNAGSRSVSCASSVRSRTSSESSWDGSTTRGSKPARDKRNRKVASGAVPALYGKGKSVPEHSIQVEDDNREWIPVSSNEAIGRDFGPRPPVASFQLQRHQIHGHELAQASGSESTVPLAPFILGHGMQQNEADSSGYTFYPTGPPVPFFTMVPMYNYQAGGNATSDASASHLSVDEGVDNHDSCKSFDSSKGDQSDLNVSSQSTRAGLSVEPTELKNDILNGDFDNHWQNLQYGRYCQNSQHPPVLYPAPVVVPPTYLQGRLPWDGPGRPLAYTNVVNQLMAYGPRILPVAPVQPVSTRPPNIYPRYANEAPRYRGGTGTYFPNPKISPREQRPTSGVRRGNYGHDRNEHHSDREGNWNNSKARGSGRGHSNRNQADNKPRQDRSDRQWGSSYRHESSSYSSHQSRNGPVRSHDGPGNVAYSMYRMPPGMKQNNATSSEGHNGPPVMMYYPHDHNSVYNSPTEHVEFASHGPAGEAPHRNDGNLSAGGAFEDQPRYRGAHMSSPDDPSSPRFPR; encoded by the exons ATGGGTGAGAATGAATCATGGGCGGCGGCTTCTCCGCCGTCGTCGCCTAGTGGCTTGTTTCCGAACGGGCTGTTGCCGGGGATGTCTGAATCTGTGACACGGCCTCTCGATGCGGAAAGGTGGGCCGTTGCGGAGGAAAGAACCGCTGAGCTCATTTCTCATATACAGCCGAATCCGCCTTCGGAAGATCGCCGGAATGCTGTTGCTAGATACGTGCGGAGGCTTATCATGGAATGCTTCCCTCTTCAGGTTGAG ATCTTTACTTTTGGATCTGTGCCACTAAAGACTTACTTGCCCGATGGAGACATCGACTTAACGGCCTTCAGCACTAACCAGAATCTGAAGGATTCTTGGGCTAATTTGGTTCGTGATATGCtggaaaaggaagagaagaatgaGAATGCTGAGTTTCATGTCAAAGAAGTCCAGTATATTCAGGCAGAA GTGAAGTTAATTAAGTGCCTGGTGGAGAACATTGTGGTGGATATATCTTTCAACCAGATTGGAGGGCTGTGTACGCTATGCTTCCTTGACCAG GTTGATCAGTTTATAAACCAGAACCATTTATTCAAGCGTAGTATCATATTGATTAAAGCCTGGTGTTATTACGAGAGCCGTATATTGGGAGCTCACCATGGGCTTATTTCAACATATGCCCTGGAAACCTTGGTTCTTTACATATTTCATGTTTTCAACAACTCATTTTCTGGACCCCTCGAG GTTCTCTATCGTTTTCTTGAGTTCTTTAGTAAGTTTGACTGGCAGAATTTTTGTATTAGCCTATGGGGCCCTGTTCCAGTTAGTTCACTACCAGATGTAACAG CGGAGCCTCCTCGAAAAGATGTTGGAGAGTTACGACGTAACGAAGCGTTTCTCAAATATTGTAGTAGAGTTTATGCAGTTAACCCTGTTGCTCAGGAGACACAGGGGCAGCCTTTTCTTTCCAAGCATTTCAATGTCATAGACCCTTTGCGTGAAAACAACAACCTTGGACGCAGTGTTAGTAAAG GTAACTTCTTTAGGATACGAAGTGCATTTACTCTTGGTGCTAAGAAGTTGGCTAGGTTACTTGAATGCCCTAAGGAGAATTTGATTCATGAGGTTAACCAATTCTTTATGAATACATGGGATAGACATGGCAGCGGTCGTCGTCCTGATGCTCCTGGAAATGACCTATGGCTATCAAGAAGACTGGGAGATCCTGAGCCTTGTCTTCAAGCTGAAAATGCTAGTAGTTCTTCAAGCAGCAAAAGAAACCAAAATTCCATCCGTTCTGGTGAGGTTCAAGGAGCTCGCAGTATGCCCTCTCAACAGAATAACTGTGGAACAGAAATTACATCTAAAGCAACATATCAAAACCCAAAGAGTTGTGGTAACGCTTACCAACTTGCTCAAGAAGCTCGTTCTAATCAAAATGCTTCAAATGATAAACTTCAGCAAACTGTTAAGCCAGACATTATGGTGAATAGTTTTCATGGAAGGCATCTCTTTGCCAGAACGCGGTCGAGTCCTGAGCTTACTGAGACATGTGGTGAAGCTCTTTTGCAACCAAGGCGCAGTAGAGCCCCAGAAGCTGGAAAACGCCAACCTAATTCTATGAGGGCTGAAAATATCAGGAAAACTAATATGGAGTCTGAAAGTTTGTCAAGCAATATCAGATATGCGGCTGACTCATCGTCAGTTAGGCATACACCATCCCCGCGAAGTCCTGATAGTACTGCTGACATGAGCAGCGCAGTGAACAGTTATTATGATGATTTAGGTTCGGTTTCCGTGAATGAAGATTTTTCTGCCGCAGGGGAACATGGAATGCAACAGGAAGAGCAAGATCTTGTTAACTCGATGGCATCTTTTACCCGGGAAGGTTTTAATGGacactttccttttccttttaattttcCTACGGGCCACATGCCTCTGCAAATTACACCAGCCATGTTAGCTTCAATGGGATATGGTCAGAGGAATGTGCCTGGTATTGTTCCTTCTAACTTTCCTTTCATGGAGACACCTTGGAGTACTAATGTACAATTTCAGCAAAACTTTGCTTCTTCACCATTTACCCATTATCTTCCTAGTGGATCCGATCCAATCTCAGAAAAGCTGAGCAAAGCTGGTAATGAGGATATGGGGTCTCCACAAGTGAATGTTGACGAGTCTGGCCATGAGCACTGGCACGAGCAAGAACGCGGAACTCGTAGTTGTAGACTTGAAAATGGTCATGATGGAATGCATCAGGCAAACGATAAACATTATTCATCTTCTGCAGAGCACGTTACTGTACCCTCAAGTCGTAAAATACGGTCAACAAGGGGAGATGATTTAGAAAATTCCCACTCTCCAGTCAGAGGAAGTCAGATTCAGAGTGAGGAGAGAAATGCAGGCTCTAGATCTGTTTCTTGTGCTAGTTCCGTTAGAAGTAGGACTTCATCTGAAAGCTCTTGGGATGGATCAACTACAAGGGGCTCAAAGCCAGCTAGGGATAAACGGAATAGGAAAGTAGCTTCTGGGGCTGTGCCTGCACTGTATGGAAAAGGGAAGAGTGTTCCTGAGCACTCAATCCAGGTTGAAGATGATAACAGAGAATGGATTCCTGTATCTAGCAATGAAGCAATCGGAAGGGATTTTGGCCCTCGGCCACCTGTTGCTTCATTTCAACTTCAGAGGCATCAAATACATGGTCATGAATTAGCTCAGGCAAGTGGATCAGAGTCCACAGTGCCTCTTGCTCCATTTATCCTTGGCCATGGCATGCAACAAAACGAAGCTGATAGTTCCGGATATACTTTTTACCCCACTGGACCACCTGTTCCATTCTTTACAATGGTTCCAATGTACAACTATCAAGCTGGTGGTAATGCTACATCAGATGCTTCGGCAAGCCATCTCAGTGTGGATGAAGGAGTAGATAATCATGATTCCTGTAAAAGTTTTGACTCGTCAAAGGGAGACCAGTCCGATTTAAATGTGTCTTCGCAATCTACCAGAGCTGGGTTGTCTGTAGAACCAACAGAGCTCAAGAATGATATTCTCAATGGAGATTTTGACAACCATTGGCAAAATTTGCAGTATGGCCGTTATTGCCAAAATTCTCAACATCCGCCGGTGTTGTATCCTGCTCCCGTCGTAGTGCCACCTACTTATCTCCAGGGGCGTTTACCATGGGATGGCCCTGGAAGACCTCTTGCTTACACCAATGTAGTTAATCAGCTCATGGCCTACGGACCTCGTATTCTACCCGTTGCCCCTGTACAACCTGTTTCTACCAGGCCACCTAACATTTACCCTCGTTATGCTAATGAAGCTCCCAGATACCGAGGTGGGACGGGGACCTATTTTCCAAATCCT AAGATTTCCCCTAGGGAGCAGCGGCCGACATCCGGCGTGAGGCGAGGGAATTATGGGCATGACAGAAACGAGCACCACAGCGATAGAGAAGGGAATTGGAATAACTCAAAGGCACGGGGTTCTGGGCGAGGCCACAGCAATCGTAACCAAGCTGATAATAAGCCAAGGCAAGACCGATCTGATAGGCAATGGGGGTCGTCGTATAGGCATGAATCGTCCTCGTATTCTTCTCACCAATCTCGAAACGGTCCTGTTCGCTCACATGATGGTCCTGGAAATGTTGCTTATAGCATGTACCGAATGCCACCGGGCATGAAGCAGAACAATGCGACTTCTTCAGAGGGACATAACGGTCCACCGGTGATGATGTATTATCCACACGATCATAACTCTGTTTACAATTCACCAACTGAACACGTCGAGTTTGCGTCCCATGGACCTGCGGGTGAAGCGCCACATCGAAATGACGGAAACCTTTCTGCTGGTGGAGCATTTGAAGATCAGCCAAGGTATCGTGGTGCTCATATGTCTTCACCTGATGATCCTTCCTCGCCTCGTTTCCCCAGGTAA